A section of the Leptotrichia buccalis C-1013-b genome encodes:
- a CDS encoding S66 peptidase family protein has product MNFPESLKQGDKVFLVCTSSPIFEEDIEKCKETVKNLGFEPVLGESLFQNIGGYMAGTPEIRVKDLHKAFSDDEIKGIFCIRGGFSASQLLDKLDYELIKKNPKIFVGYSDVTNLSIAFNQKCNLGVFHGPMVKSNMFNDFNEFTKKSFFNALNKKKGEKWKFQNPIDEKTGAEKETLLLYKKDFENKKINGELTGGNLSIIVTTLGTDYEINTKGKIFFIEEIEEEISRIDRMMTHLKYAGKFEDCNAVLLGNFAGCENTYGENYELMDFLKDFFKDYEKPVIYGLESGHEKPDLVTMPMGAKCTLKINENINEIYFEK; this is encoded by the coding sequence ATGAATTTTCCAGAATCGTTGAAACAAGGGGATAAAGTTTTTTTAGTATGTACTTCTTCTCCTATTTTTGAAGAAGATATTGAAAAGTGTAAGGAAACTGTGAAAAATTTAGGTTTTGAGCCAGTGTTAGGGGAGAGCCTTTTTCAGAATATTGGAGGATATATGGCGGGAACGCCTGAAATTAGGGTAAAAGATTTGCATAAGGCTTTTTCTGATGATGAAATTAAGGGAATTTTTTGTATAAGAGGAGGATTTAGTGCTTCGCAGCTTTTGGATAAGTTAGATTATGAATTGATAAAGAAAAATCCTAAAATTTTTGTGGGTTATAGCGATGTTACAAATTTGAGTATTGCTTTTAATCAGAAATGTAATTTGGGAGTTTTTCACGGTCCTATGGTAAAGTCGAATATGTTTAATGATTTTAATGAGTTTACAAAAAAATCTTTTTTTAATGCCTTGAATAAGAAAAAAGGAGAAAAGTGGAAATTTCAAAATCCAATAGATGAAAAAACTGGAGCAGAAAAAGAAACTTTACTTTTGTATAAAAAAGATTTTGAAAATAAAAAAATAAATGGTGAATTAACTGGTGGAAATCTTTCAATAATTGTTACAACTTTAGGAACAGATTATGAAATTAATACAAAAGGGAAAATATTTTTTATTGAGGAAATCGAAGAAGAAATCAGCAGAATTGACAGAATGATGACACATTTAAAATATGCTGGAAAATTTGAAGATTGTAATGCGGTTTTGCTAGGTAATTTTGCGGGCTGTGAAAATACTTATGGGGAAAATTATGAGTTAATGGACTTTTTAAAAGATTTTTTCAAGGATTATGAAAAGCCTGTAATTTATGGACTTGAAAGTGGACATGAAAAGCCTGACTTGGTAACAATGCCGATGGGAGCAAAATGTACTTTGAAGATTAATGAAAATATAAATGAAATTTATTTTGAAAAATAG
- a CDS encoding dipeptidase translates to MFFDMHADVWTDNFWEYQKGNKDVIRNKYKEKFLKGGLSGGIFVIYLNVNEVENAEEYFFADLRAMTEELYHARDLIKVIKEPSDFKIFENRENVKEEDKKFGVMLGIEGLPGIGDKLDYIYLLNQLGVRHIGMTWNETNAFATGQSGDKNRGLTSLGIDAVRIINELGILLDVSHANDKTFWDIAKHSKKPFFASHSNVRSLCPSMRNLTDDQILCIGERGGIVGMNSYHNFVSQNENEKNLEMLLNHMEYVAEKIGLDKVGFGLDFAEYYTPEGEESEGLFGLHDVTELGNVKKALKKRGYSQDEIEMITYKNFIDFFGRVRNFK, encoded by the coding sequence ATGTTTTTTGATATGCATGCAGATGTGTGGACAGATAATTTCTGGGAATATCAGAAGGGAAATAAGGATGTTATCAGAAATAAATATAAGGAAAAATTTTTGAAAGGAGGGCTTTCTGGAGGAATTTTTGTGATTTATTTGAATGTGAATGAAGTAGAGAATGCTGAAGAATATTTTTTTGCGGATTTGAGGGCGATGACTGAGGAATTGTATCACGCAAGAGATTTGATAAAGGTTATAAAAGAGCCATCTGATTTTAAAATTTTTGAAAATCGGGAAAATGTTAAGGAAGAAGATAAAAAGTTTGGAGTTATGCTTGGGATAGAGGGGCTTCCAGGGATTGGAGATAAACTTGATTATATTTATTTATTAAATCAGCTTGGTGTGCGACATATTGGAATGACTTGGAATGAAACAAATGCTTTTGCAACAGGTCAGAGCGGAGATAAAAACAGGGGATTGACTTCACTTGGAATTGACGCTGTGAGAATAATCAACGAATTGGGAATCCTGCTTGATGTTTCACATGCAAATGACAAAACATTCTGGGATATAGCAAAACATTCTAAAAAGCCTTTTTTTGCTTCACATTCTAATGTCAGAAGTCTTTGTCCGTCAATGAGAAACTTGACTGATGATCAAATTTTGTGTATTGGTGAGCGTGGGGGAATAGTTGGAATGAACAGTTACCATAATTTTGTTAGTCAAAATGAAAATGAAAAAAATTTGGAAATGCTGTTAAATCATATGGAGTATGTGGCTGAGAAAATTGGGCTGGATAAAGTTGGATTTGGACTTGACTTTGCGGAATATTATACTCCAGAAGGAGAAGAGTCTGAAGGGCTTTTTGGTCTTCACGATGTTACAGAGTTAGGCAATGTGAAAAAAGCCTTGAAAAAAAGAGGATACTCTCAAGATGAGATTGAAATGATAACTTATAAGAATTTTATTGATTT